CTCTTATTCTGTGCCGAGTGTTGCGTTTGCAAAAGAAGACTGGACGATTCTCGGTAAAGAGGTTTCGGGCGACACCGCCCAAATTGGCCCCTGGGCGTATGCGACTTACCAGGTGAACATTACCTTCTTTGAAGAATGGGCGAAGGTCAACAATTACAACCGCAAGATTAACCTTTCTTTCTCGAACCCGGATATCGATATTTTAGATACGGTGGGCGGCAAGAAAATCAATGCCGTGACTCTCGACGAAAACGGTCGCGCCACGTTCTACGTACATGCGAATTCCCCTGTGTCGGGCGTGAACCTTACGGCCAAGGGCGCTGCAGCGGGTGTTTCGGTGTGGAGTAACTTGAAATTTGCCGAACCGCCTGCACCCCGTGTAGAACGCGCTATTGTGGTAGATAGAAACGGTGACGGCCGTGCAGATAGTTTGTATGTGCATTTCGAACGTTCTATCAAGGGCAGTAGTCAACTTGATTCAATCCAGTTTACTTTTGGCGAATCGTTCCAACCGACATCGAAATTCAAGGTGATAAACGAAACCGATATCGTGATTACGGCTGAAGACATGACCGGCGAAGGTTGCAGCAAGAGCGTTTGCGGCTTTGGCAGCAGGCAATTTACGGGCGATGCGTCCGGTGTTTACACAGGGACTTTGAACAATTGGTTCACCTACAAAAACGAAGGCGAAGTAAGCAACTTCTACATCGAAAATGAACCGGTAAGCGATGGCGTTGGCCCTATTGTTCTTGCGGCTTCGAAAACCGAAAGCAAAGACGGAAGCAGAATCTTGAACATTACCTTTAGCGAAGCGATTACAGATGAATCCAGGTCCGCCTTTGCCGAGATGTTTGAATTCACCTGCATACGTTCGGGCTCGAATCAGGTGCCCGAAAAGCCTGTATTGCAGAGCGGTTTGGGCGCGCAAATGATGCTGGTTTATGCCGTAAGCGAAATGGATGCGGTGCTCCCGAATGCCGGAGACATGATCCGCTTTGCGCCTCGCGGCTCTGCTCGTGATTTGGTCGGCAATGCGCCACATGCCGAAAACCCGTGGGTCGTAATTACCGGAAACCAGGATCTCGGCGTAGAAAATCCAGGCGTTGTCGCTCTTGGCGAAGACCCGTACGACATCATCAAGAACAATTCCGTAACGCAGCCGAAGCTCATTACGGGCACAACGCAGACTGCCCAGCAGATAGCGGATTCCTTGGGCGTGCAAGGGTCGCTTCTTGATTTCGATATCGCAAAAATCATGGTGGAACAGACGAAAAATGCGGTCGATGCTCTTGAAATCTTTGTCAAGTCGCGCATCGGGAGCGAAACCGATTACGACACGACTATTACGAGCATTAGCGAACAAGAAGCGCTTGCGCAATTGTTCAACGATATCCGCGTGAATCTGTTAGACACGTCGTACGGATTTAGCGAACAGACCATCAATGGAATCTTGGACGGCTCAATTACTGAAGAAAACTACAAGAACTTTGTGGGCGAACAGGAACTTGGCGTGATTGCGACCATGACCGAAGCCAATATCGATGCAAGCCGCGACACGACCATTACCATAGGCGGCGTTACAACGGTAACTCAGGGCGACATGTTCGAATTGATTCGCAGCGGAAAATTGGATGCCGAACTCGCCGAGGCGGGGGTGAGCGAAAAACTGGTCGAGGCGATCAAGCGGGGCGATGTGACCGAATACAACCTCGAAGAATACCGCAGCGGCGAAAAGACGGTTGTGGCCGACAATGCAGTGGAACTTTACTACCGCACGCATTATTTTAGCCAATTTGGCCAGTATGTGGGCGGAACGTCGGGTTCCATCAAGTGTTCCGACAAAGAAGTGTACGGCGACGAAGGCTGCCTCAAAAACAAGGGTAAAGTGTTCCTGGCCTGGAACATGCGCTCCAAAAACGGGCGTTTGGTGGGTACAGGCGTCTATATTGCGCGTCTCGAAGTCAAAATTGTGGTAGACGGCAAGAATACGGTGCACCGCACGCACGATTACCTATGGGGCGTACGCCGCGGAAAATCGGGTTTTTAACTTTCCATTGACATTATGTCAAAAGAATCTCCTTTTAGGGGGTTCTTTTTTTTCGTTTAAAAGGTAATTTATAATCAGGTTGTTTGAAAGGTGGAAAAGGAAGGTGTTCTTATGAAGTTTGGTTTTAAGGTCAGGCATGTTGCCTGTGGTATTTTGGCTGCAATGGCCATTTCGTCGGTGAGTTCCTTCGCGGTAACGAGCCAGTTCCGCGGCGTGAACTGGGCCGATAAACGTGACAATTTCGTGTCAGACGTGCTGGTGCTTTCGGGCATGAGCCTGTCGGACAATTACCAGTCGGCATCTGTGGTGGCAGACCGCGTTATCGGGCAGTTCCAGGAGCTGTTCGGCACCAACAGCGTGCGCATTCCGGTGAACGAACCCACGGTTCTCAAGTTCTGGGATACCTACACGGGTGTTATCGATATGGGCCTTTCCAAGGGCCGCATCGTGATGGGCTACTGGGGCCCCGCACAGCCTTCGGGCCCGAAAAATATGAATGATTGGTGGAGCATGTGGGCAAAAATCGTCGAAAAATACGGCGACCACCCGAATGCCTATTTTGAAATCTTCAATGAACCGCACATGTACAGCAAAACGGAACTGCGCGATCTTTATGCCCAATGGCTGAGCAAGTTCCCGAATGTGCCGCGCGACCACATTCTGCTCGACGGCTCGGGCCTTGCGTGGAATGTGCCCGACATTGCCGACGACCCGCGCTTCGAAGGTTGCCTTTTCGCGGTGCACGAATACACGTTCTGGAACATGAGCATTACCACCGAACAGGGCTGGAAAAACAGCTTCAAGGGCAAAGTGGGCAAGTACGTTGACCGCACGGTGTGTACGGAATGGGGCGGTGCCATGAGCCCTGGTGACAAGGCGGGCGTGCATTACGACTACATGGACTATAATTCTACTCCGACGAATTACTTTATGGCCTACATTCGCGGCATGTCCGATCAATTGCGCGAATGGGAAATGGGCAGTTTTTACTGGCCGGGGTTGCGTGATGGTGACTGGTATAGTATGACCAAGCGCAGCGGCGAAGGGGCGAACATCAAGCTCCAAATCGTGAACCAGTCGGGCGTAGACCGCATGAAAATGGCCTGGGCCGACACTGTCGAAACGAACCCGCCAGAACGCAAGGCATACGGTGACAAGGTTGCCGAAATTCCGGGAAAAATCGAGGCCGAAAATTACGACGAGGGCGGTAACCGCTTCAGTTTCTACGACAAAGATGCTACCAACAAGGGCGAAACTTATCGCGAAGACGCTGTGGATGTCGTTACCCTGGATGGTGCGACTTGCAATGGTGACGCTTGCAAGGGTTACGCGATTGGTTACACCGAGGCGGGCGAGTGGCTTGAATATAGCGTGAAGGTCGCTGCCGATGGCAAGTACGGCGTTCGCGCGAATGTAGCGACCGCTTCCGAAACTTCAAAAATCCAGTTGCTTGTCGACGGCAAGGTGCTTCTCGATACCATTACATTCGAAAAGGTCGACACAACCTGGAATGTATACAAACAAGTTAATCTCGGAGCCGCAAGCCTTACTGTCGGCGAACACATTCTAAGGCTTGTCATTGCAGGTAGCTATGTGAATGTAGACTGGCTAGAGTTCTGCGAAAAAGAAACTTGCGAAGACAAGACAGGAATCCGTGCCATCGCTCCGGCGGCGGTTTCTAAGGCGGCTCCGCGCCTGCGCAAACAAGGCGGCAAGCTCTTTGTCGAAAAGAACGGCGTGCGCTTTGACTTGACCGGACACCGTATCAAATAAGTGTTTCGGCATTGACAACTTGTCAACGAGAACTCCCGAAAAGGGAGTTCTTTTTTTGACATCAAAAGGTATTTTTTTTACTGGTGTGGATTTTTCGTGAGGTTTCTTATGAATACAAAGATTCTTTCTTTGGCGTTTGGCTGCACGCTCGCTTTTGCCGGTGCTGCCGCTGCTGCCACCCAGGCAACGTTCTATGTTTCTCCTTCTGGAAGCGATGCTGCCGCGGGTACAAAAGATGCTCCGTTCAAGACGATCACGCAGGCACAAAAAGCCGTGCGTGCCATTAATGGCTCCATGACAGGCGACATCGAAGTCATTCTCCGCGAAGGCACCTACGCGCTCCCCGCAACAATCAACTTTGACGAACGTGACGGCGGTAAAGACGGCCACTACGTGCGTTATAAAGCGGCCGATGGCGAAAAGCCCTTGATTACCGGCGGTATGGGCATTACCGGCTGGACCATTCACGACGAGGCGAACAACATCTGGAAAGCCGAAGGCGTCGATGGCCGTTTCCGCCAGCTTTACGTGAACAACCGCAAGGCGGTTCGCGCTTGTTTCCCCAACGTGATTGCCGCAAACGAAAAGGGCAACGGCGGTTTCGACCACGATTTCGTGCGCCTCACGAAGGTGGACTCTTCGGGCCGCGCCTTCGATGTCTCCGCCGACTACGTCAAGAATATCAAGAACATCGAAGATGTCGAAATCCACTTGATGATTGCCTGGTCCGAAAACATCTTGCGCCTGGAAAAGGCCCAGGTAAACGGCGGCACCGCAAAGCTCATCCCCAAGGATCCTGAACGCACCAAGCTGTTCCACCGCGCTTTCCCCATGCTCGGCACCGCCTTCATGAGCAATCCGCCCAAGCAGCAGGTTTTCTACTTGGAAAATTCTTACGACTTGATTGACGCTCCGGGTGAATGGTACCTGGACGAAAAGAATCAAACGCTTTATTACAAGCCCCGTGAAGGCGAAAGCATGGCGACTGCCCACGTGGTTGCACCCCGCCTCAATACTTTGTTCAGCGTTTTGGGTAAAGACACCAAGAACAAAGTGGGCTACATGAGCTTCGAAGGCCTCATCTTTGCTCATTCCAACTATACCCGCCCGAGCGAAGAAGGTTTTTTGGATTTGCAGGCAGCAAACTTCAATGTAGATGTTCTTCCGGATCCGGGTCGCGGAAACTGGGAAAAGTTGAACAGTAACAAGTATTTGCTGTGGCGCCCCGATGCGGCTTTCCGCGTCGAAAATGCGCATCATTTTTTGGTGCAGGGTAACGTATTCTCGCAGATTGCAGCCACGGGCCTCGACTTTGTCTCGGGCACTAACGATGACATGATCCAGGGCAATGCCTTCTTTGAAATCGGTGCCGCGGGCATTATGCTGGGCAAGTTCTATCAGGATTCTACGACCGAAATCCATATCGCTTACAACCCGAGCGACAAGGACGAAATCAGCACCCGCGATACGGTCAAGAACAACCTGGTCACCAACGTGACGAACGAACATCAGGGTGCCGTAGGTATTGGCGCCGGTTACCCCCGCTATGTGGTAATCGAACATAACGAAGTTTCTTACACTTATTACTCCGGTATTTCCATTGGCTTTGGCTGGACAAAGAATCAGACTGCCATGACCAATAACCATGTGAACTGGAACGAAATTCACCACATTGCCCGCCTGCTTTGCGACTCCGGCCCGATTTACACTTTGAGTAACCAGGGCACCGGTAGCGAAATCCAGCACAACTATATCCACGATAACGGAACTTCCAAGTGGGCCGACTACTGGAATGTGCCCATCTACCTGGACGAAGGCTCCAGCGGCTTTACCGTGAAGGAAAACGTGTTCAAGAATTCCCCTGCAGGCGTGGGCCAGAATCAGGCGGGTCAGAATAATCTCCAGCAGTCCAACAACTATTACAGCGATGACGTCGTGAACAACGCCGGTATCGAAAAGTCCTTCCGTTACATCCGCGACATCAAGGAAATTCCGCTCGCCGACTTTAACGGTGCTGTGGAACAGACCCCGTACAAGGCTCAGTTCACCCTTCCGGGAATCGTGCAGCTCGAAGACTACGATGAAGGTGGCCAGAGCGTATCGTTCTACGACAAGGACTTTGTGAACGAAGGCGGCGTGTACCGCGAAGACGGTGTCGACATTGTGCAGGTGGATTCTGCTGACGCCAGCAAGGGCTATGCCATTGGTTACACCCAGGCAGGCGAATGGCTTGAATACTCTGTGAACGTGGTGACCGCAAGCAAGTTCGTGTTCCGCGCCAGTGTGGCAGACGGCCTTGAAGGCGGTGGCATTCGCCTCTTCATTGACGGCAAGGCTGTAACTGATACCATTGCGGTACCGCAGACCGAAGATTGGAACACCTATACGCTCATGGACGGCGAAACTAGCGAAATCGAAAAGGGCGACCATGTGCTTCGCGTGCAGTTTACCGGTAGCTATGTGAATCTGGACTGGATCCAGTTCGCGCTCACCAAGGAAGAACTTAACACCACCGGCATTCGCGACTACAGCGTGAACTTCATGCCGAATGCGGATCGCTCTCTGAAGGTGTTTAACGCAAGCGGTCGCCTGATGGGTGTCGTCAATAACCGCGCAGGCCTCTCGATCACCGAAACCTTGAAACAGGCTGGCCTTGCAAAGGGAATCTACCTGGTGCTTGGCGCCGGCAAGACGCTCCGCGTGCAGCTCAAGTAGAGTTTACTCCTTGCCTAATTGCCACCTGGGATTCCTTCCGGGTGGCTTTTTCATCTATGATTGGTTATATTTATGATGTTCGACCATTCAGGAGGTAACATAGAATGTTGCGAGTCGGAAATTTTTTTGTATATGGTGCGGTTTGCGCATTGTCTTCGATGTTGTTCGTTGCCTGCGGTGGTGACTCGGCCTCGTCTAGCTCGGGCGAAGATACTCGGTCTGTGATAGACAGCTTGATGGAAGCCTATTCGATTACAGTCGAAAATGACAAATTGGTAATGTCTATTAATGATACGGTTGACAAGAAAAAACAAGTTATCTCTTTCGAGGAAACTATTTGGCCGTCTTGGAAGTGTCTTGTTAAAAATGAAAAGTTTCAGTGGGGCATAGTAGATGAATCTTTTAAGATGGATTCCTATAAATACCTATTTGTAGGAGATACCTTGGTTCTGTTTTCTGAGCGATTCAATGGATCTTTTGAAAGTGATGGCAGCATGTATGTCGGGGGATCTGCCGGAAATATTGAAGGAACGTGGACTCCTACGTCTTGTTCGTACAGGGAATCTAAAAAAGAGACGGTGTGTCGCGATGGAAATAGTCGGATAGGCACAGATATAAGAATTGCGAAGAACACCGTCTCGTTTATTGCTCCTGGCAGCGTGTCTGATGTGTTGGATTCTTCAGACGTATTGGAACTCAAGCGTGTTGATTTTGGGTACAAGATTAATGGTGTTCGTACCTATCTGTATAAATCGCTTTATACCGGGAAAGTTGTCGAATTCCGAGCCACAAGCTTAATGGTGTATCCCTATATAGGTGATGATGAAACTGTGTATCCTGAGTATACTGATGAACAGCTAGAATCCCTTGGTATAGAAAGCCTTTCGATTACGGATACCGGAGAAACGTTCAAAATTGGCGGAAAAACATATTCTGTAGAAATTACTAGAGCGGAGTATTTGGATGGCGGGGACTATGAATCTAGCCTATTTGCTGAACTGCAGGTGACATCGGATAGTACGACTTGTACCTATTATGACGAACGTACCAAAGAAATTCCCAAGTTCCTGTGCTCAGAAGAAAATGCCAAGTACATTAAGGATTTTACGGACAGTGTAGATGCGTCCGGTAATGCTTTTACCCTCGCGCATAACTATGAAAAGAATAACAAGACGAAATTCTTTGCTTGCCTGAAAAAGATTCTTCCGGAACCGACTGGTACGGCTAAAAAATTCGATAAATTGACCGAATTTGACATGTAGAATCGACCATAAGCTTATTTTTTGCTTTTAGCTATTGCTTTTTCTAATTTAATTTTATAAAATTGAATTGTATGCAATTAAATCTATAAAACGCGGAGGCAAAATATGACCATCTACGATTACACGCTCACCGACGGCAAAGGAAACGAAGTCCCGCTCGCAAATTTCAAGGGCAAGGTAATGCTCATCGTGAACACGGCGACCGGCTGCGGCTTCACGCCGCATTACAAGCCCATCGAACAGATGTACTCCGATTTCCACGACAAGGGTTTCGAAGTCATCGATGTTCCCTGCAACCAGTTCAAAGGCCAGACTCCCGGTACCGATGAAGAAATCCACGA
The genomic region above belongs to Fibrobacter sp. UWB10 and contains:
- a CDS encoding fibro-slime domain-containing protein, which produces MNKFKMAALAAALGTGVASAEKTVVFFTPWSNTNAVLFMNGDSVATMTALDNYCGWFKATVDAPEKNFNVYFKQTVGLNYVGAEGMVTEEPMTAGEISLDSVAALSDTIWVQGYKTDVPAQFSSYPGVLGDCPLKKIPVTVYDWLHGTKGDGNGSGKNGDPANGVSADFGSGGCSGKDKAVTGMVEYNLGENGVPVRADPFPEKCKITEHLDSWFLSEVIAKDDEGNEYTNMTCRDLYVSMDDEGFWLAEVSKDQISKGNEANSDGMFLLDDFEFLDEAKTVPNPYYDQLKGTKIGKHNFGYAAKIQATFEYVPGQYFDFYGDDDVWVFIDHRLAVDIGGQHGQVAGAVDLDTIGQNTGDKLVPGKIYDFHIFYVERHTGSSNFRMRTSIDLQVDASIFLSSDNRDGGTTYEVWQINKKNKLSCNFDANSTELDTTGGVSTFKLTGGNLAGPEILGIGTHYEGIKITSDSTFSIDSAAIVSSFALAPGHYFLEITLKADPSQMVKVEITVPSYSVPSVAFAKEDWTILGKEVSGDTAQIGPWAYATYQVNITFFEEWAKVNNYNRKINLSFSNPDIDILDTVGGKKINAVTLDENGRATFYVHANSPVSGVNLTAKGAAAGVSVWSNLKFAEPPAPRVERAIVVDRNGDGRADSLYVHFERSIKGSSQLDSIQFTFGESFQPTSKFKVINETDIVITAEDMTGEGCSKSVCGFGSRQFTGDASGVYTGTLNNWFTYKNEGEVSNFYIENEPVSDGVGPIVLAASKTESKDGSRILNITFSEAITDESRSAFAEMFEFTCIRSGSNQVPEKPVLQSGLGAQMMLVYAVSEMDAVLPNAGDMIRFAPRGSARDLVGNAPHAENPWVVITGNQDLGVENPGVVALGEDPYDIIKNNSVTQPKLITGTTQTAQQIADSLGVQGSLLDFDIAKIMVEQTKNAVDALEIFVKSRIGSETDYDTTITSISEQEALAQLFNDIRVNLLDTSYGFSEQTINGILDGSITEENYKNFVGEQELGVIATMTEANIDASRDTTITIGGVTTVTQGDMFELIRSGKLDAELAEAGVSEKLVEAIKRGDVTEYNLEEYRSGEKTVVADNAVELYYRTHYFSQFGQYVGGTSGSIKCSDKEVYGDEGCLKNKGKVFLAWNMRSKNGRLVGTGVYIARLEVKIVVDGKNTVHRTHDYLWGVRRGKSGF
- a CDS encoding cellulase family glycosylhydrolase, whose product is MKFGFKVRHVACGILAAMAISSVSSFAVTSQFRGVNWADKRDNFVSDVLVLSGMSLSDNYQSASVVADRVIGQFQELFGTNSVRIPVNEPTVLKFWDTYTGVIDMGLSKGRIVMGYWGPAQPSGPKNMNDWWSMWAKIVEKYGDHPNAYFEIFNEPHMYSKTELRDLYAQWLSKFPNVPRDHILLDGSGLAWNVPDIADDPRFEGCLFAVHEYTFWNMSITTEQGWKNSFKGKVGKYVDRTVCTEWGGAMSPGDKAGVHYDYMDYNSTPTNYFMAYIRGMSDQLREWEMGSFYWPGLRDGDWYSMTKRSGEGANIKLQIVNQSGVDRMKMAWADTVETNPPERKAYGDKVAEIPGKIEAENYDEGGNRFSFYDKDATNKGETYREDAVDVVTLDGATCNGDACKGYAIGYTEAGEWLEYSVKVAADGKYGVRANVATASETSKIQLLVDGKVLLDTITFEKVDTTWNVYKQVNLGAASLTVGEHILRLVIAGSYVNVDWLEFCEKETCEDKTGIRAIAPAAVSKAAPRLRKQGGKLFVEKNGVRFDLTGHRIK
- a CDS encoding carbohydrate-binding protein encodes the protein MNTKILSLAFGCTLAFAGAAAAATQATFYVSPSGSDAAAGTKDAPFKTITQAQKAVRAINGSMTGDIEVILREGTYALPATINFDERDGGKDGHYVRYKAADGEKPLITGGMGITGWTIHDEANNIWKAEGVDGRFRQLYVNNRKAVRACFPNVIAANEKGNGGFDHDFVRLTKVDSSGRAFDVSADYVKNIKNIEDVEIHLMIAWSENILRLEKAQVNGGTAKLIPKDPERTKLFHRAFPMLGTAFMSNPPKQQVFYLENSYDLIDAPGEWYLDEKNQTLYYKPREGESMATAHVVAPRLNTLFSVLGKDTKNKVGYMSFEGLIFAHSNYTRPSEEGFLDLQAANFNVDVLPDPGRGNWEKLNSNKYLLWRPDAAFRVENAHHFLVQGNVFSQIAATGLDFVSGTNDDMIQGNAFFEIGAAGIMLGKFYQDSTTEIHIAYNPSDKDEISTRDTVKNNLVTNVTNEHQGAVGIGAGYPRYVVIEHNEVSYTYYSGISIGFGWTKNQTAMTNNHVNWNEIHHIARLLCDSGPIYTLSNQGTGSEIQHNYIHDNGTSKWADYWNVPIYLDEGSSGFTVKENVFKNSPAGVGQNQAGQNNLQQSNNYYSDDVVNNAGIEKSFRYIRDIKEIPLADFNGAVEQTPYKAQFTLPGIVQLEDYDEGGQSVSFYDKDFVNEGGVYREDGVDIVQVDSADASKGYAIGYTQAGEWLEYSVNVVTASKFVFRASVADGLEGGGIRLFIDGKAVTDTIAVPQTEDWNTYTLMDGETSEIEKGDHVLRVQFTGSYVNLDWIQFALTKEELNTTGIRDYSVNFMPNADRSLKVFNASGRLMGVVNNRAGLSITETLKQAGLAKGIYLVLGAGKTLRVQLK